The genomic DNA TAAAGAATACCTAACCTTATAATTATCGTAGTTCTCAGTTGTGACACAAAGTAATCAGAATTGTCAAACCACTTTTTGACAGTATGTCATTTCCATGAGAACCATGAACTATGTGAGTCTAATTCAGACATATAATAGCAGTTTGTTGTTTGTGATTAAGTTTGATAGCTAATCTGGCTTGTCTTCTTTTCCAATTTTGACAGAATTTTTTCACCAAGTTCTTGAAGGTGAAATATTTCTTTTCAATACTCTTGCCATCAAAGGAACCATGATCGAACCATTGATGAAGGATAGAGACAAGTGTGTTGACCCTGAGCTGTGGCACGCTTGTGCTGGAGGGATAGTTCAAATTCCAACAGTGAACTCCAAGGTCTACTACTTCCCCCAGGGTCATGCTGAGCATGCTCAAGAGGTTGTGAACTTGGGCACATCTCAGCGCATACCGCCACTCATTCCCTGCCGAGTCGTTGCAATCAAGTTCATGGCTGATCATGAAACTGATGAGGTCTTTGCCAGGATCAAGATGAACCCTCTTAGTGACAGTGAACTGGACTATATTGAAGATGATGGGTTGGATCTTCGAATGAATGGATTTGGCTCACAAGAAAACCCTGCATCTTTTGCCAAGACATTGACCCAATCAGATGCGAACAATGGTGGTGGATTTTCTGTGCCCCGATATTGTGCTGAGACCATCTTCCCCAAGTTGGACTACTCTGCAGACCCACCTGTGCAGACTGTGATTGCAAAGGATGTGCACGGCGATGCATGGAAGTTTAGGCACATATACAGGGGAACACCTAGACGGCATCTGCTAACtacaggatggagtaactttgtTAACCAAAAGAAGCTTGTTGCAGGAGATTCCATAGTTTTTCTTAGAGCCCAAAATGGGGATCTCTGCGTTGGCATTCGCCGTGCCAGAGTAGGCAAGGTTGGTGATGGCCCAGAAACTAGGGTAGGATGGAATTCCCTCGGTGGCAATGGTGAGTCCAACTGTGGTGGTTTTGCTGTCTTCCTGAGGGATGAAGAGAGCAAATTGTTGAGAAATGATCGTGGTAATTCTGACTCCTGTACAGGTAAGAGGGGAAGGAGCAAGGTGCTACCAGATTCTGTCTTCGAGGCAGCAAATCTAGCAGCAAATGGTCAGCCATTTGCGATCATGTACTACCCCAGAGCTAACACACCAGAGTTTTGTGTAAGGGCTGGAGCAGTAAAAGCAGCAATGAGAATCCATTGGTGCCCTGGGATGAGATTTAAAATGGCTTTTGAAACCGAAGATTTGTCAAGGATCAGTTGGTTCATGGGTAGTATATCTTCAATTCAGGTTGCAGATCCAGTAAGGTGGCCTAATTCACCATGGAAACTTCTTCAGGTATCCCTTCT from Zingiber officinale cultivar Zhangliang chromosome 4A, Zo_v1.1, whole genome shotgun sequence includes the following:
- the LOC121971256 gene encoding auxin response factor 18-like isoform X2; the encoded protein is MIEPLMKDRDKCVDPELWHACAGGIVQIPTVNSKVYYFPQGHAEHAQEVVNLGTSQRIPPLIPCRVVAIKFMADHETDEVFARIKMNPLSDSELDYIEDDGLDLRMNGFGSQENPASFAKTLTQSDANNGGGFSVPRYCAETIFPKLDYSADPPVQTVIAKDVHGDAWKFRHIYRGTPRRHLLTTGWSNFVNQKKLVAGDSIVFLRAQNGDLCVGIRRARVGKVGDGPETRVGWNSLGGNGESNCGGFAVFLRDEESKLLRNDRGNSDSCTGKRGRSKVLPDSVFEAANLAANGQPFAIMYYPRANTPEFCVRAGAVKAAMRIHWCPGMRFKMAFETEDLSRISWFMGSISSIQVADPVRWPNSPWKLLQVTWDEPNLRENVRRVNPWLVELVSNTPAVHLTDLLPPTKKSRIPQHLNFPFDSQFKSSMILGNPLFPPSIAPAAIQGARHTQFDLSLSDFHLNKIPTDLLYPAFCRSLEKPSDTKPTQLMLFGQPILTEQEVFLSKPENSIGRDATRNSPSDRNIEKSSNKSNGLKFAPTQKRSLKAFPCHLEHQSLELDIETGHCKVFMESEDVGHTLDLSVFGSYEELYGRLADMFGINCSNMTSQILYQDATSTMKHTGDEPFSEFMKTARRLTISIDSGSDNFAR
- the LOC121971256 gene encoding auxin response factor 18-like isoform X1, which produces MIEPLMKDRDKCVDPELWHACAGGIVQIPTVNSKVYYFPQGHAEHAQEVVNLGTSQRIPPLIPCRVVAIKFMADHETDEVFARIKMNPLSDSELDYIEDDGLDLRMNGFGSQENPASFAKTLTQSDANNGGGFSVPRYCAETIFPKLDYSADPPVQTVIAKDVHGDAWKFRHIYRGTPRRHLLTTGWSNFVNQKKLVAGDSIVFLRAQNGDLCVGIRRARVGKVGDGPETRVGWNSLGGNGESNCGGFAVFLRDEESKLLRNDRGNSDSCTGKRGRSKVLPDSVFEAANLAANGQPFAIMYYPRANTPEFCVRAGAVKAAMRIHWCPGMRFKMAFETEDLSRISWFMGSISSIQVADPVRWPNSPWKLLQVTWDEPNLRENVRRVNPWLVELVSNTPAVHLTDLLPPTKKSRIPQHLNFPFDSQFKSSMILGNPLFPPSIAPAAIQGARHTQFDLSLSDFHLNKIPTDLLYPAFCRVGYANPPSRISAGVIVASPPVNDNVSCLLTIAHPPQSLEKPSDTKPTQLMLFGQPILTEQEVFLSKPENSIGRDATRNSPSDRNIEKSSNKSNGLKFAPTQKRSLKAFPCHLEHQSLELDIETGHCKVFMESEDVGHTLDLSVFGSYEELYGRLADMFGINCSNMTSQILYQDATSTMKHTGDEPFSEFMKTARRLTISIDSGSDNFAR